In Trichocoleus sp., the following are encoded in one genomic region:
- a CDS encoding ester cyclase produces the protein MLTEENKALVLQFYKAFDDRKIEHALELLSPNFVAHLAGVPEPLDKKGFEQFGMSFYLAFKQGTHIFDEVVVSGNKVVTCGTFRARHLGEFQGLPPTGKQISLSIMHIDQVENGKIVEHWGQGDVLGLMQQLGIVFLPNPKLLPYILKGVVSKLFKRIDVKHSR, from the coding sequence ATGCTAACTGAAGAAAACAAGGCCCTTGTTCTCCAGTTTTACAAAGCTTTTGACGATCGCAAGATAGAGCACGCCTTGGAGCTTTTATCTCCAAATTTTGTTGCTCATTTAGCGGGTGTACCAGAACCTTTAGACAAGAAAGGATTTGAGCAGTTTGGGATGTCGTTTTATTTAGCCTTCAAACAGGGAACGCACATTTTTGATGAAGTTGTTGTCTCCGGCAATAAAGTGGTGACTTGTGGAACATTCAGAGCGAGGCATCTTGGGGAATTTCAAGGGCTTCCACCTACAGGGAAGCAAATTAGCTTGTCGATTATGCATATTGACCAAGTGGAGAATGGGAAAATTGTGGAACATTGGGGACAGGGTGATGTTCTCGGATTGATGCAGCAGTTAGGTATTGTTTTCTTACCAAATCCGAAACTATTGCCTTATATCCTGAAGGGAGTTGTATCTAAGCTGTTTAAGAGGATCGATGTTAAGCATTCAAGGTAA
- the serA gene encoding phosphoglycerate dehydrogenase: MPKVLVSDPIDQVGIDILSQVAQVDVKTTLSPEELVQIIPDYDALMIRSGTRVTQAVIDAGTQLKIIGRAGVGVDNVDVPAATRRGILVVNSPEGNTVAAAEHAVAMMLSLSRYIPAANQSVKDNQWDRKSFTGVEVYKKTLGIVGLGKIGAHVASIGRAMGMRLLAYDPYLSTERAEQLGCQLVEMDFLLRESDYITLHIPKTNETYHLINAEALAKMKPTARIINCARGGIIDEAALVEAIRKGTIAGAALDVYESEPLGESELRSLGKEVVLTPHLGASTEEAQVNVALDVAEQIRDVLLGLPARSAVNIPGLRPEVMEKMRPYLQLAETLGNLVSQLAGGRIDSLTVRLQGDLATNESQPVVVAALKGLLSHALQERVNYVNASIEAKERGIRVIETRDASVRDYTGSLHLSAVGTLGEHSVTGAVLGESEIRITSVDEFPINVPPNRYMLFTLHRDMPGIIGKIGSLLGSFNVNIASMQVGRKIVRGDAVMVLSVDDPLPDGVLTEIIKVPGIRDAYTVTLSEV; this comes from the coding sequence ATGCCCAAGGTTCTTGTTTCTGATCCTATCGATCAAGTTGGTATTGATATCCTGTCTCAGGTCGCTCAGGTTGATGTTAAAACAACCCTTTCACCTGAAGAACTGGTTCAGATCATTCCAGACTACGACGCTTTGATGATTCGCTCCGGAACACGGGTGACACAAGCAGTCATTGATGCTGGAACTCAATTAAAGATCATTGGGCGAGCAGGCGTAGGGGTTGACAATGTCGATGTTCCAGCGGCAACGCGGCGCGGCATTCTGGTGGTCAACTCTCCTGAAGGCAACACGGTTGCAGCGGCAGAACATGCAGTTGCGATGATGCTCTCCCTGTCGCGCTATATCCCGGCAGCCAATCAGTCAGTTAAAGATAACCAGTGGGATCGCAAGAGCTTCACCGGGGTTGAGGTCTACAAAAAAACACTTGGGATTGTCGGTTTAGGGAAAATTGGAGCGCATGTTGCCAGCATTGGACGAGCAATGGGAATGCGCCTGTTGGCATACGATCCTTATCTCTCAACCGAACGTGCCGAGCAGCTAGGCTGTCAGCTGGTGGAAATGGATTTTCTGCTGCGCGAATCGGATTACATTACGCTTCACATCCCCAAAACGAACGAGACCTATCATCTGATCAACGCTGAAGCGCTGGCAAAAATGAAGCCGACTGCGCGGATCATCAACTGTGCGCGGGGTGGAATCATTGATGAAGCAGCACTCGTCGAAGCCATTCGCAAAGGCACGATCGCTGGAGCAGCGCTGGATGTGTATGAGTCGGAGCCGCTTGGTGAATCAGAACTGCGGTCTTTGGGCAAGGAAGTTGTCCTGACACCTCACCTAGGTGCATCGACTGAAGAAGCTCAGGTGAATGTGGCGCTCGATGTGGCAGAGCAAATTCGCGATGTCTTACTGGGCTTACCCGCGCGATCGGCAGTGAACATTCCGGGTCTGCGTCCTGAGGTGATGGAAAAGATGCGCCCCTATCTGCAGTTGGCAGAAACATTGGGCAACCTGGTCAGTCAGCTGGCAGGTGGACGAATTGATTCCCTCACAGTGCGCTTGCAGGGTGATCTAGCGACCAATGAGAGTCAGCCTGTTGTGGTCGCGGCGCTGAAGGGTCTGTTGTCTCATGCGCTGCAAGAGCGGGTGAACTATGTCAACGCTAGCATTGAAGCAAAAGAGCGGGGGATTCGCGTGATTGAAACCCGTGATGCCTCAGTCCGCGACTATACAGGTTCACTGCATCTGTCGGCAGTGGGGACGCTGGGCGAACATTCGGTGACGGGAGCAGTGCTGGGCGAAAGCGAAATTCGGATTACAAGTGTTGATGAATTCCCGATCAACGTGCCACCGAACCGCTATATGCTGTTTACGCTGCACCGCGATATGCCCGGAATCATCGGTAAGATTGGCTCTTTGCTGGGCAGCTTCAATGTCAACATTGCCAGTATGCAGGTGGGACGGAAGATTGTTCGCGGAGATGCAGTGATGGTGTTGAGTGTGGATGATCCGCTCCCTGATGGTGTCTTAACCGAAATCATCAAGGTTCCGGGTATCCGCGATGCTTACACCGTAACGCTATCCGAAGTATAG
- a CDS encoding TolC family protein has protein sequence MRSPNLLIALGVSTLVSIGAVSPSPTQAAPLDQAAGTVSNKPQSLSESGAKADSMAEGHLLQASAKMSSPIEASVIRRKAQEPNRQQPVSEQSDSTAESESATSEATPGENPAAKPDMPTEATDSSPSEATTPETPETAQTPSSEEPAATDNSGSNSDRPAASETAPASETPAPTENDGDRPAAEETPAPETPETSDTVPPTNTSTPEATPAPETAQPAESNPEPAATTPDTPEYLNPSPNPLDFPTRPEEVQLVGTQPITLRQAAELAVRNSPDLQQVREQLVQAQAQLQQAEAANNPTVTANASLAQSGSQQVTSQSPFTVSAGGQLVPNPRANDTDIQWSDSAVLGGTLEVNYALFTSGQRSSNIRSAAGQVRSQQLEVERQTNQLILDVSNAYYDLQQAGAEVEIFQANLVQAEQSLRDAEALERAGVGTRFDVLQAQVDVANAQQDLTQQLSQLDIARRQLAQLLNVSNNVNITPADPIEVAGVWDLNLEQSIVQAFKNRAELEQQLVQRDVFENQRRAALAQLGPQVNLSGSASLQNNLDAGNGFLASYQAGVGVSLNVFDGGSARAQARQSEARIAQSESQLSLLQDQIRFQVEQAYSQLQANFANIQTTALAVQQATEALRLARLRFQAGVGTQTDVLRQQAALAQTQVSNLRAILGYNRSLATLQRSISNLPEGYLSETP, from the coding sequence ATGCGCTCTCCTAATTTGCTAATCGCGCTCGGCGTTTCCACTCTGGTTTCTATCGGTGCAGTGAGTCCTTCCCCAACTCAAGCAGCACCTCTTGATCAGGCTGCAGGAACGGTTTCTAACAAGCCTCAATCCCTCTCGGAATCAGGGGCAAAGGCTGATTCAATGGCAGAAGGTCATCTGCTCCAGGCATCGGCAAAAATGAGCAGCCCGATCGAAGCTTCTGTGATTCGTCGCAAGGCACAAGAGCCAAACAGACAGCAGCCAGTCTCTGAGCAAAGTGATTCTACGGCTGAATCTGAATCTGCAACCAGTGAAGCAACTCCAGGGGAAAATCCAGCAGCGAAGCCAGACATGCCAACTGAGGCAACTGACTCATCTCCTTCAGAAGCAACAACCCCAGAGACCCCTGAAACAGCTCAAACTCCCTCTTCAGAAGAACCCGCAGCAACAGATAATTCAGGTTCAAATTCAGATCGACCCGCAGCCTCTGAGACGGCTCCTGCATCTGAGACGCCTGCCCCAACCGAGAATGATGGCGATCGTCCTGCTGCTGAAGAAACTCCAGCCCCTGAAACTCCTGAAACTTCTGACACCGTACCCCCAACCAATACGTCTACGCCAGAGGCTACACCTGCACCAGAGACAGCACAGCCCGCTGAATCCAACCCAGAACCTGCTGCCACCACACCCGACACCCCAGAATATTTGAATCCTAGCCCCAATCCGCTAGACTTTCCGACTCGTCCTGAAGAAGTGCAGCTTGTTGGCACCCAACCAATTACGCTGCGGCAGGCAGCAGAACTTGCTGTGCGGAACAGTCCTGATTTACAGCAGGTAAGGGAGCAGCTCGTTCAGGCACAGGCACAGTTGCAACAGGCAGAAGCCGCAAACAACCCAACCGTTACTGCGAATGCCAGCCTGGCTCAGAGCGGTAGTCAACAGGTAACCTCGCAATCACCTTTCACCGTTTCGGCAGGCGGACAACTGGTTCCAAACCCTAGAGCAAACGACACTGACATTCAATGGAGTGATAGTGCTGTTTTAGGTGGAACGCTGGAAGTCAACTACGCTCTATTCACTTCGGGACAGCGATCGTCCAATATTCGGTCAGCCGCAGGGCAGGTGCGCTCTCAGCAGCTAGAAGTTGAGCGACAAACAAATCAGTTGATCCTGGATGTCTCCAATGCTTACTATGATCTGCAACAAGCAGGCGCAGAAGTGGAGATTTTTCAGGCAAACCTGGTTCAGGCAGAGCAAAGCCTTCGGGACGCAGAAGCACTAGAACGGGCAGGAGTTGGAACCCGCTTTGATGTGCTTCAGGCTCAGGTGGATGTGGCAAACGCTCAGCAAGATTTGACGCAGCAATTGAGCCAGTTAGACATTGCGCGGCGGCAGTTAGCACAGCTTCTCAATGTTTCTAACAACGTCAATATTACTCCTGCAGACCCGATCGAAGTGGCAGGCGTGTGGGATTTGAACCTGGAGCAAAGCATCGTACAGGCGTTCAAAAATCGGGCTGAACTAGAACAGCAGCTTGTCCAGCGGGATGTATTTGAGAATCAGCGTCGGGCAGCATTGGCACAGCTAGGACCACAAGTTAACTTATCAGGCAGTGCCAGCTTGCAAAACAACCTTGATGCCGGAAATGGGTTTCTTGCCAGCTATCAAGCAGGGGTTGGCGTCAGCCTCAATGTCTTTGATGGAGGCTCTGCCAGAGCACAAGCGAGACAAAGTGAAGCCCGAATCGCTCAGTCTGAAAGCCAGTTGAGCTTATTGCAGGATCAAATCCGCTTCCAGGTTGAGCAAGCCTATTCTCAGCTTCAAGCAAATTTCGCCAACATTCAAACCACAGCATTAGCAGTTCAGCAGGCAACCGAGGCACTGCGGCTGGCAAGATTGCGCTTCCAAGCGGGTGTGGGGACTCAAACGGATGTATTGCGACAGCAGGCAGCTCTGGCACAGACCCAGGTCAGCAACCTACGTGCCATTCTGGGCTACAACCGATCGCTGGCAACCCTGCAACGATCGATTAGCAATTTGCCGGAAGGGTATTTGAGTGAAACGCCGTAA
- a CDS encoding N-acetyltransferase produces MIETATIEDFEAIAALNVMAYAEFASYLPPGSWGIMQKNLQNIKARAEVAEFMICHSGNDIIGSVAYCPAGKGDPAIFKLDTASILLLAVHPQHRGKGIAKALTIECIARAKNDKASSIGLFTSELMQSAQRLYQSLGFQQKSELPKRHNIRYFRFILPLASGVVRS; encoded by the coding sequence GTGATTGAAACTGCAACTATTGAAGATTTCGAGGCAATAGCCGCTTTGAATGTTATGGCCTATGCAGAATTTGCATCATATCTTCCGCCAGGCTCTTGGGGAATCATGCAGAAGAACCTGCAAAACATTAAAGCAAGGGCAGAGGTGGCAGAGTTCATGATTTGTCATTCTGGTAACGACATCATCGGCTCGGTTGCTTATTGTCCTGCCGGGAAAGGCGATCCAGCAATTTTCAAGCTGGATACAGCTTCGATCCTCTTGTTAGCGGTTCACCCTCAGCATCGAGGTAAAGGGATTGCTAAAGCCTTAACCATAGAGTGCATTGCTAGGGCAAAAAACGACAAGGCAAGCTCAATTGGGCTTTTCACAAGTGAACTGATGCAGTCTGCACAACGCCTCTATCAAAGCTTGGGATTTCAGCAAAAGTCGGAGTTGCCTAAGCGCCACAACATTAGGTACTTTCGGTTTATTCTTCCATTAGCTTCTGGTGTTGTCAGGAGCTAA
- the mutS gene encoding DNA mismatch repair protein MutS: protein MTDSASPTDFTELTKDIPDRLIKYAVRYANHQAVNRDDLTPMIRHYVEMKDLYPHALLLYRVGDFFETFFQDAIVVARELELLLTAKDAGQKIGKVPLAGIPHHALDRYCTQLVERGYAVAVCDQTEDAEEAQGRLVQREVTRVITPGTVLEEGMLNARRNNYLAAVVIAGNHWGLSIADVSTGEFLTTQSSDLEQLAQELMRLQPSEVLVPTNAPDLGGLLRPGERSSHLPDCLPTQFCYTFRSQNPFTLSEARQKLLERFRLRSLEGMGCDHLPLAVRAAGGLLEYLEDTSERRKLNDSDEAQKILLQPLSTYTITEYLTIDHQTRRNLEITQTVRDGTFHGSLLHALDQTVTAMGSRALRRWLLQPLLDIRGIEARQETIQELKEDSSLRQTLQQLLKQIYDLERLTGRAGSGTANARDLVALADSLARLPDLAELVKSARSPYLTALQTVPPLLQELGHHLKAHLSESPPIHLQEGNLIQAGVNEALDALRQQIDADQKWIADLETKERERTGISTLKVGFNKTFGYYISISRAKSSEKVPEGYTRKQTLTNEERYITLELKDKETALQIARDQANKLEYELFVNLRSAVSQQADPIRQVAQAIAALDALCSLAEIAAFKSYCRPQIVPTREITILDGRHPVVERSLPAGFFVPNSAALGAGDSTPDLIVLTGPNASGKSCYLRQIGLIQLMAQVGSFVPASAATLGLCDRIFTRVGAVDDLATGQSTFMVEMNETANILNHATASSLVLLDEIGRGTATFDGLSIAWAVAEHLATEIRARTIFATHYHELNELASILPNVANYQVTVKELPDQIIFLHQVQPGGADRSYGIEAGRLAGLPASVIDRARQVMTQIEKHSRIAVGLRQSNGAKKAQEKNGRKWAASPDPNEQLDIFNGSP from the coding sequence ATGACCGACTCTGCATCTCCCACTGATTTCACCGAACTCACCAAAGATATTCCCGATCGCCTGATTAAATATGCAGTGCGCTACGCCAATCATCAGGCAGTGAATCGGGATGACCTGACCCCGATGATCCGGCATTACGTGGAGATGAAGGATCTGTACCCTCATGCCTTGCTGCTCTATCGAGTTGGGGATTTCTTTGAGACATTCTTTCAAGATGCGATCGTTGTGGCGCGAGAGCTAGAGCTTTTGCTGACAGCCAAGGACGCGGGGCAAAAAATTGGCAAAGTCCCATTGGCAGGGATTCCACATCATGCGCTCGATCGCTACTGTACCCAACTGGTAGAGCGGGGCTATGCGGTTGCAGTTTGTGACCAGACTGAAGATGCCGAAGAAGCGCAGGGTCGGTTAGTCCAGCGAGAAGTGACTCGTGTGATCACTCCCGGAACGGTGCTGGAAGAGGGGATGCTGAATGCGCGACGCAACAATTATCTGGCGGCAGTGGTGATTGCTGGAAACCATTGGGGACTGTCAATCGCGGATGTCTCGACAGGTGAATTTCTCACGACGCAATCGAGTGATTTAGAGCAGTTGGCTCAGGAACTCATGCGCTTACAGCCTTCCGAAGTGCTGGTTCCCACAAATGCGCCGGATCTCGGTGGACTGCTGCGACCCGGAGAGCGATCGTCTCATCTCCCCGATTGCTTGCCAACTCAGTTTTGCTACACCTTTCGATCGCAAAATCCTTTTACCCTCAGCGAAGCTCGGCAAAAGCTGCTGGAACGGTTCCGGCTTCGATCGCTCGAAGGCATGGGCTGCGATCATCTGCCGTTGGCGGTTCGGGCTGCGGGTGGGCTGCTGGAATATCTGGAAGACACTTCAGAACGCCGGAAACTGAATGATTCGGATGAGGCGCAAAAAATCCTGCTTCAACCGCTCAGTACCTATACGATCACAGAATATCTGACGATCGATCATCAGACCCGCCGCAACCTGGAAATTACTCAGACAGTGCGAGATGGCACATTTCATGGGTCACTGCTGCATGCGCTCGATCAAACCGTGACGGCAATGGGGAGCCGGGCACTGCGACGCTGGCTGCTGCAACCGCTATTAGATATCCGGGGGATCGAAGCGCGGCAAGAGACGATTCAAGAACTGAAAGAGGATAGCTCGTTGCGGCAAACGCTGCAACAGTTGCTCAAACAAATCTACGACCTAGAACGCTTGACCGGACGTGCCGGATCGGGCACTGCCAATGCGAGAGATCTGGTTGCCTTAGCAGATTCCCTTGCTCGCCTGCCTGACCTGGCTGAACTGGTCAAATCTGCCCGATCGCCTTATCTCACCGCCCTCCAAACGGTTCCGCCGCTGCTGCAGGAGTTGGGGCATCACCTCAAAGCCCATTTAAGTGAAAGCCCGCCGATTCATCTGCAAGAAGGCAATTTAATTCAAGCAGGCGTGAACGAAGCCCTGGATGCGCTACGCCAACAAATTGATGCTGACCAGAAGTGGATTGCTGACCTTGAAACGAAGGAACGGGAACGAACCGGGATTTCCACCCTCAAAGTAGGGTTTAACAAAACCTTTGGCTACTACATCAGCATTTCACGCGCCAAATCGAGCGAGAAAGTTCCGGAAGGCTACACCCGCAAGCAAACCCTCACCAACGAAGAACGCTACATTACGCTGGAGCTGAAAGACAAAGAAACTGCCCTGCAAATCGCCAGAGATCAGGCAAACAAGCTGGAATACGAGCTATTTGTGAACCTGCGATCGGCAGTTAGCCAACAGGCAGACCCAATCCGGCAGGTCGCTCAAGCCATTGCAGCCCTCGATGCCCTTTGTTCTCTGGCAGAAATTGCCGCCTTTAAAAGCTACTGTCGTCCGCAAATTGTCCCTACACGCGAAATCACCATTCTTGACGGTCGTCATCCGGTGGTGGAACGATCGCTTCCGGCTGGATTCTTTGTACCCAATTCTGCTGCATTAGGGGCAGGTGACTCAACGCCTGACTTAATTGTCCTAACGGGACCCAATGCGAGTGGAAAAAGCTGCTATTTGCGCCAGATAGGGCTGATTCAACTGATGGCACAGGTGGGGAGTTTTGTGCCAGCGAGTGCGGCGACTCTGGGACTGTGCGATCGGATCTTTACGCGTGTGGGAGCGGTGGATGATCTGGCGACGGGACAATCAACTTTTATGGTGGAAATGAATGAAACGGCAAATATTCTGAACCACGCTACTGCAAGTTCACTCGTTTTGCTGGATGAAATTGGACGCGGTACAGCCACCTTTGATGGACTCTCGATCGCCTGGGCTGTGGCAGAACACCTGGCAACTGAAATTCGCGCCCGCACTATTTTTGCCACTCACTACCATGAGCTAAATGAACTCGCTTCCATCTTGCCGAATGTGGCGAATTACCAGGTGACGGTGAAAGAATTGCCGGATCAGATTATCTTTTTGCATCAGGTGCAACCGGGAGGAGCCGATCGCTCTTATGGGATTGAAGCGGGTCGTCTCGCTGGGTTGCCTGCCTCGGTGATCGATCGGGCTCGTCAAGTCATGACTCAAATTGAAAAACATTCTCGTATTGCTGTGGGTCTGCGTCAGAGCAATGGTGCGAAAAAAGCTCAAGAGAAAAATGGCAGAAAATGGGCAGCTTCTCCTGATCCCAACGAACAACTCGACATCTTCAACGGCTCCCCTTAA
- a CDS encoding NAD-dependent malic enzyme, which translates to MVSLTPNPSFSLTIRIQLPNKAGMLAPVVQAIAAAEGNIGQIDLIDGNRKTLMRDITVDASSTEHAESIVNAVKAIDCIKVLEVYDRTFSLHRGGKISVHAKISLKNQGDLAMAYTPGVGRICMAIANDPEQVYGLTIKSNTVAIVTDGSAVLGLGNLGAAGALPVMEGKAMLFKEFAGIDAFPICLATQDTDEIVQTVKNIAPVFGGINLEDISAPRCFEIEARLQQELDIPIFHDDQHGTAIVTLAALINALKVVHKSLDQVRIVINGAGAAGVAIAQLLKKSGAGKIIMCDSRGILSTNRPDLNAQKLNFAVAESGSLAGAMVGADVFLGVSAPGVVTPEMVKSMAKDPIVFAMANPIPEIQPELVTDLVAVMATGRSDYPNQINNVLAFPGVFRGALDCRAKTMTTTMFLEAAEAIASLVKPADLDKEHIVPSVFDERIAPTVAAAVQHAARAEGIAGI; encoded by the coding sequence ATGGTCAGTCTGACACCCAACCCTAGTTTTAGTTTAACGATTCGGATTCAGCTTCCGAATAAAGCCGGTATGTTAGCTCCCGTGGTTCAGGCAATTGCTGCCGCTGAGGGAAATATTGGTCAGATTGACCTGATTGATGGCAACCGCAAAACACTGATGCGCGATATTACCGTTGATGCATCGAGTACAGAACATGCGGAATCGATCGTGAATGCAGTTAAGGCAATCGACTGCATTAAGGTATTAGAGGTTTACGATCGGACGTTCAGCCTGCATCGGGGTGGCAAGATTAGCGTTCATGCGAAGATTTCGCTGAAGAATCAGGGTGATCTGGCAATGGCTTATACGCCAGGTGTGGGGCGGATTTGTATGGCAATTGCCAATGATCCGGAGCAGGTTTATGGGCTGACAATTAAGAGCAATACGGTGGCGATCGTCACGGATGGGAGTGCTGTCCTGGGTCTGGGGAATCTAGGTGCGGCGGGTGCGTTGCCTGTGATGGAAGGAAAAGCCATGCTGTTCAAGGAATTTGCTGGAATTGATGCCTTCCCGATTTGTCTGGCAACACAAGACACCGATGAAATTGTCCAAACGGTGAAGAATATTGCTCCAGTCTTTGGCGGCATTAATTTAGAAGATATCAGTGCGCCGCGCTGCTTTGAAATTGAAGCTCGTTTGCAGCAAGAACTGGATATTCCCATCTTTCATGATGATCAGCACGGAACCGCGATCGTCACTTTGGCAGCCTTGATTAATGCACTGAAGGTTGTTCACAAATCCCTGGATCAGGTGCGGATTGTGATTAATGGGGCAGGTGCAGCCGGAGTTGCGATTGCTCAACTGCTGAAGAAATCTGGAGCAGGCAAGATCATTATGTGTGACTCGCGCGGCATTCTTTCCACTAACCGTCCTGACCTCAACGCTCAGAAGCTCAACTTTGCGGTAGCAGAAAGTGGCTCATTGGCAGGGGCAATGGTGGGGGCAGATGTGTTCTTGGGGGTGAGTGCGCCCGGTGTCGTCACGCCAGAAATGGTGAAGTCGATGGCAAAAGACCCGATCGTCTTTGCAATGGCAAACCCCATCCCCGAAATTCAGCCGGAACTCGTCACTGATTTAGTTGCAGTGATGGCAACTGGACGCAGCGATTATCCAAATCAAATTAACAATGTGTTGGCATTCCCTGGCGTGTTCCGAGGTGCGTTAGATTGTCGAGCAAAAACCATGACAACTACTATGTTCTTAGAAGCAGCAGAGGCGATCGCTTCGCTAGTCAAACCAGCAGATCTGGATAAGGAACATATCGTTCCTTCAGTGTTCGACGAACGGATTGCACCAACCGTAGCAGCAGCCGTCCAACATGCCGCCAGAGCAGAAGGAATTGCGGGCATTTAA
- the prmA gene encoding 50S ribosomal protein L11 methyltransferase: MASSWWELQIVAEPAAEELIFWRLQEFGCRGMSSEMGSYATLMKAYLPQIKSQQLDLAALALLLKQDALCVGVSAPSVQWQLIDEEDWSSSWKDHWQPKEIGDRFLINPAWLPIPETDRLIIKLDPGVAFGTGAHATTQLCLEALEMRLDEPQPETIIADIGCGSGILSVGAVLLGAKCAYAVDNDILAVGSTIANREMNEVASDRVIVEEGTIERLKEMLPAPVDGFVCNILAEVILDIIPDFGDIAKPTTWGILSGILLDQVKPIADTLEQHGWVVAALWKRQDWCCLNIRRS, from the coding sequence TTGGCAAGTAGCTGGTGGGAACTGCAAATCGTGGCTGAGCCAGCGGCGGAAGAGCTGATCTTCTGGCGGCTGCAGGAGTTTGGCTGTCGTGGAATGTCGAGTGAGATGGGAAGCTATGCCACGCTGATGAAGGCGTATCTTCCCCAAATCAAGTCGCAACAGCTTGATCTGGCGGCTCTGGCTCTGTTGCTGAAGCAAGATGCACTCTGTGTAGGAGTGTCAGCTCCTTCGGTACAGTGGCAATTGATTGATGAGGAAGACTGGTCGAGTAGCTGGAAAGATCACTGGCAGCCCAAGGAAATTGGCGATCGGTTCCTGATCAACCCTGCCTGGCTCCCGATTCCAGAAACCGATCGGCTGATCATCAAGCTCGATCCCGGTGTTGCCTTTGGCACTGGAGCCCATGCAACCACACAGCTCTGCCTGGAAGCCCTGGAAATGCGCCTGGATGAGCCGCAGCCAGAAACTATCATTGCGGATATTGGCTGTGGTTCAGGAATTTTGTCAGTCGGAGCAGTGTTGCTGGGCGCAAAATGTGCCTATGCAGTCGATAACGATATTCTGGCGGTTGGCTCTACGATCGCCAATCGGGAAATGAATGAAGTTGCGTCTGATCGGGTGATTGTTGAAGAAGGCACGATCGAGCGACTGAAAGAAATGCTGCCTGCTCCGGTTGATGGTTTTGTTTGCAATATTCTGGCAGAAGTGATTCTGGATATCATTCCTGACTTTGGCGATATCGCTAAACCGACAACGTGGGGTATCTTAAGCGGCATTCTGCTCGATCAGGTAAAGCCGATCGCGGATACGCTCGAACAACATGGTTGGGTGGTGGCGGCACTCTGGAAACGACAGGACTGGTGTTGTCTGAATATCCGTCGCTCATAG
- a CDS encoding LuxR C-terminal-related transcriptional regulator yields MTSSLDLLFEAIDQAQSEHDLRSQIAPKIGEYFEAKRWAIFFFDQLPVKDGNLQKILSIALSIEHNPVARYLAERHAPAHEALVTTPKAWKLICPRPDHWHVMAGPIINRGRIVGVVGCTREKVMPAFNGENLVDLSAICLHLSVQVATVSSQGIFTGEPQHQPLNSDSLSKQRRQRLTPREWQIAELVALGRTNAEIGDQLWITENSVKQALKRMFRKLEVSSRAEMVAQLSGTRLHASGTEPDYI; encoded by the coding sequence ATGACAAGTTCTTTGGATCTCCTGTTTGAAGCTATTGACCAAGCCCAGAGTGAACATGACCTGCGATCGCAAATCGCACCCAAAATCGGTGAATATTTTGAAGCGAAACGGTGGGCAATTTTTTTCTTTGACCAACTGCCCGTCAAAGATGGAAATCTTCAGAAAATCCTGAGTATTGCCCTTTCGATCGAGCATAATCCTGTGGCACGTTATTTAGCAGAGCGCCATGCTCCGGCTCATGAAGCATTAGTGACAACACCCAAGGCTTGGAAATTAATCTGTCCTCGCCCGGATCATTGGCATGTGATGGCGGGTCCCATCATTAATCGGGGTCGAATCGTGGGCGTAGTCGGCTGTACCCGTGAAAAGGTAATGCCTGCCTTTAATGGCGAAAATTTAGTTGATTTGAGTGCCATCTGTCTGCACTTGTCGGTTCAGGTGGCAACGGTGAGTTCACAAGGCATTTTTACGGGAGAGCCGCAGCACCAACCGCTTAACAGTGATTCTCTTTCAAAGCAACGACGCCAACGGTTGACGCCTCGGGAGTGGCAAATTGCAGAACTGGTAGCGTTGGGGCGAACGAATGCAGAAATTGGCGATCAACTTTGGATTACTGAAAATTCTGTGAAGCAAGCCCTAAAGCGAATGTTCCGTAAGCTTGAAGTTTCGTCCCGTGCAGAAATGGTTGCACAGCTTTCAGGTACAAGGCTTCATGCATCGGGAACAGAACCAGATTACATTTAA
- a CDS encoding DUF6220 domain-containing protein, with product MIINSEIDRDHAPVRLIQSGFYAASVIFNLCLLAQLLTVGVALFVNPAWWNVHIWLVRGYGGLSFLLLGWSFVTPFPAQIRRLTASLPVLLGLQFCSIHLKSSFHLEVLHPLIGFALLYISSSLVHRVWRSLSTTPQQNESV from the coding sequence ATGATCATCAATTCGGAAATCGATCGCGATCACGCCCCCGTGCGTTTGATACAGTCTGGCTTTTATGCCGCTTCAGTCATTTTTAACCTATGCTTGCTGGCTCAATTGTTAACGGTTGGAGTTGCCTTGTTCGTTAATCCTGCCTGGTGGAATGTTCATATCTGGCTCGTCCGAGGCTATGGCGGGCTGTCATTCCTGTTATTGGGATGGTCATTCGTCACCCCATTCCCAGCTCAAATACGACGGCTCACCGCCAGTCTACCAGTGCTGCTTGGACTACAATTTTGCAGCATTCATCTCAAGAGTTCTTTTCACCTGGAAGTACTGCATCCTTTGATTGGATTTGCGCTACTCTACATTTCCTCAAGCCTTGTACATCGAGTATGGCGCAGCCTATCAACTACCCCTCAGCAGAATGAGTCAGTTTAA